Genomic window (Jeotgalibaca ciconiae):
AAAACAAAAAAAGCATTGCATCGCTCACTGAGTGGAATAATGGAACAGGAACGAATTCAAAATAACCGTCAGTCTGAAACAATTCGTCCAGATAAGCCAAATTATAATGGATTTAATTCTTTTTTTGAATAGCTTATGGATAGGAAGAGTACCCTGCTTACTTGTTTTTTTGAGTGAACATGGTATACTTTCGAGGTGTATTTTTTTAGGTTAACATACCTATATATAAATAATGCTATAATATTAGGAAAATGTTTCTGCTGCTTACCATTGAACGTAAGCAGAGATGTCATCTTTCTTTGGAATTTTTTTAAAAATTCCAATTAAATAAATAACAAAAGCAATGAACCACCTACGACGAATTGTTTTATAATTAGTGGAGGAATACGATGAACAATGAACAAATCTATCACTTTGTTGGGATAAAAGGATCTGGAATGAGTGCTTTAGCATTGATTTTGCATGGAAAAGGATATCAAGTGCAAGGATCCGATGTTGAAACATACTTTTTTACTCAAAAAGGTCTCGATGAAGAAAATATAAAAATCTATCCTTTTGGAGCAGAGAACATTAAGCCAGGATTAACGATTATTGCTGGAAATGCATTCTCTGATGAACACGAAGAGATTGTACGCGCAAATGAGCTTGGCTTGGATGTTATTCGCTATCATAACTTTATTGGCGATTTCATTAATGATTATACGAGCATCGCTATCACGGGGTCGCACGGTAAAACAAGCACAACGGGATTATTATCCCATGTACTAGGAGGAATTCAGCCGACTAGTTACTTAATTGGTGATGGAACAGGGTTTGGTAGAGAAGATGCGGATTTCTTCGTATTAGAAGCTTGTGAATACCGCCGTCACTTCTTGGCATATTCTCCTGATTATGCGATTATTACGAATATCGATTTTGACCATCCTGATTACTATCATGATATTAAAGATGTATTCAGCGCTTTTGAAGAATTTGCTTCTCAAGTGAAAAAAGGCATTATTGCGTGCGGTGACGATTTATATATTCGTCATTTTAATCCGGACTATCCTGTCTTATTTTATGGGTTCAATGAAGATAATGATGTAGTCGTAAGAAATGTTGAGAAAACGATAGAAGGCAGCAGTTTTGACGTGACCATCAAGGGAGAAGCATATGGACGTTTTTGTATCCCGTCATATGGAGACCATAATATCTTGAATTCTCTATCCGTAATTTCTTTCTGCTATTTAGAAGGATTTGACAAAGAGGCTGTTCAAGCGCAGCTTTCTACTTTCAAAGGTGTAAAACGCCGCTTTACAGAAAAAGTAGTGGAGGACATGGTTATTATTGATGACTATGCCCATCATCCGCAAGAAATACAAGCAACATTGGATGCTGCCAAACAAAAATATCCAGATAAGGAAATTATTGCTGTTTTTCAACCACATACATTTACACGAACGGTTGCATTGATGAGTGAGTTTGCGAATGCATTGAACGATGCCGATGCTGTTTACTTGTGTGATATTTTCTCATCTGCTCGTGAACAACAAGGAACTGTATCCATTCGGGATTTAGCTGACAAAGTTGAAAAAGGCGCAGAAGTTTTAGTGGTAGACAATATGTCTCCACTGCTAAAATATAGTGATGCTGTTGTTATATTTATGGGAGCGGGAGATGTTCAGAAATTTGCAAATGCTTATGAAGAATTGCTGAGCCATAGTGTCAAACGTACAAATTAACCAATAAAAAGAGGTTGGAAGAATATTCCGCCTCTTTTTGATTTGGCTGGCTTTTGATGTTGAAGTATTTCATTCCTTTAATTCCTTTCTATATTTTGTTAAAATGAAGTCAATTATATGTTCGCAGAAGGGAAAGATACGAATGGCGTTAGAAGATATAAAAATTGGTAAAACAATTGAAGAAATCCAAGAAGGAGATTCTCTTACCGTTACAGAAGTGATTGAGTTAAAGGATATTTTATTATATTTAGGATTAACGAATGATAATAACCCATTATATCTTCAGTACGACTATACACAGGCAACTCGCTACAAAAAGCCGGTTGTCCCGCCAGTTTTACTTATGGGGATTCTAACCAGTAACGTCTCCAAACATTTGCCAGGACCTGGATCAAATGTAGTGGATTTATCTCTGGATATTTTAGAACCGATCCATCACAATTCAACGATCACATTCGAGTTCGAGATAAAACGTGTAGATGAACGAAGAGAACAAGTGATGATCATGGTGGAAGGGAGTTCGCTTTCAGGAGAGCGGCTATTAGAAGCAGAACTGATTGTAGAAACACCTGAAAAGTTAATCAATGTGGATAACGAAAACAAATAAATAGAACAGTATCTTTCCGATAAAAACAAGAAAGTTGGGTTTTAAACAATGGCTGATAAAAAGAAATTACTATTATTGGACGGAAGCAGTTTGGCTTTTCGTTCCTTTTACGGACTTTTAGACTTAAACCGTTTTAAAAACCAAAATGGGTTGCACACAAATGCTCTTTTTGCATTTAATCGAATCTTAGAAAGGTTATTTCAAACGGAGGAGCCCACTCACATGTTGGTTGCGTTTGATGCAGGGAAAACCACTTTCCGTACAGAGTTTTATGATGAGTACAAGGGTGGACGCCAGACAATGCCATCAGAGTTAGCAGAGCAATGGCCTTACTTTAAAGTTCTGATTGAGGCAATGGGGAGTAAGACTTACGAACTTCCCAATTTTGAAGCCGATGATATCATTGGAACTTATGCTAGACAAGCCGAGAAAGAAGGCTTTGAAGTAGTAATTATCACGGGTGATAAAGATCTGACACAGTTGGCAACTGATCAGACTCGTGTCGACATTACGGTAAAAGGCGTCTCTGATTTAAAAGCTTATACGCCTGAATCCATTCGCGAAGAAATGGGAATTGAGCCGCTTCAAATTATCGATTTGAAAGGTTTGATGGGAGATTCTTCAGATAATTACCCAGGTGTTCGCAAAGTCGGTGAAAAGACCGCACTTAAGTTGATCAAAGAATATGGTTCTGTAGAAAATCTGTATGAACAAATCGATTCCATGAAAAAAAGCAAGATGAAAGAAAATCTGGTGGCAGATAAAGAAAATGCTTTTCTGTCTAAAAGATTAGCGACTATTGATTTGGATACGCCAGTTGAAATGGAATTAAACCAACTGACATTAGCGGAAAGAGACGCAGAAAAACTGGTTTCATTTTATCGTGAAATGAACTTTAATAGTTTCTTAAATGACCTGGACCATACAGAAGACGATCGATCGGATAGTTTTGAAGAGATTGTTTATGAAGCAGTGGAAACTATTACGGAAGATCATTTCAGTAATGAAATGGCTCTCTATGTAGAGATGTTGGAAGATAACTATCATTATGGGAAAATTGTTGCAATCAGCTGGGGAGATGAAAAGCATCTCTATACTGGGAAAGCAGAAGTCGTTCTGCAAAGTGACGAATTTAAAAATTGGGCGGAAGATCAAAGCAAAAAGAAATCTGTTTATGATGCAAAGCGTACGATTGCCATGCTTCATTATGCCGGGATCGAATTAAAAGGTGTGACATTCGATATGTTATTAGCCTCTTACATTATCAATACAAATGATAGCGGTCGTGATATTGCGGCAGTAGCCCAAGAATATCAGTATACAGATGTTTCTTTTGATGAGACCGTTTATGGAAAAGGCGCAAAAATCGCAGTTCCAGAAGACAATGCCATTCTATTTGAACATCTTGCTAGAAAAGTACAGGCCATTCTGAAATTGAAAACTCAACTAATTACAGAATTAGAAAAAAATAACCAATATGATTTATACTTTGAAATGGAATTACCGCTTGCAATGGTTCTTGCGGAAATGGAAATAACCGGTATCAAAGTAGAGCCTGAACAGTTGGAAAAAATGAAAGTTGAATTTTCTAAACGTCTGGAAGAGATGGAACAACAGATTTATGAAGAGGCTGGGGAAGAATTTAATGTCAATTCTCCTAAACAATTGAGCGTGATTTTATTTGAAAAAATGGGACTTACGCCGATTAAAAAGACAAAAACAGGTTATTCGACTGCAGTAGATGTGCTAGAAAAGTTAAGTGTGACTGTACCGATCGCTCAAATGATTCTGGATTACCGTCAACTTGCTAAACTTCAATCAACTTATGTAGAAGGTTTATTAAAATATATCAAGCCTGAAACAGGGAAAGTACACACCCGTTATATCCAAACATTAACACAAACGGGTCGTTTAAGTTCTACAGATCCAAATTTACAAAACATTCCCATCCGCATGGAAGAGGGAAGAAAGATTCGTCAGGCATTTGTTCCAGAAAAAGAAGGATGGAAGATATTTGCTTCAGACTATTCACAAATTGAGTTACGTGTGCTGGCACATATTTCTGGTGACGAACACATGAAAGAAGCTTTTATCGAAGGACAAGACATTCACACTTCTACCGCCATGCGTGTATTTGGCATTGAAAATCCAAAGGAAGTAGATGGAAACATTCGCCGCCAAGCCAAAGCTGTTAACTTCGGTATCGTCTATGGAATCAGTGATTACGGTCTTTCCCAAAATTTAGGTATTACTCGAAAACAAGCAAAAGAATTTATTGATCGTTATTTTGAGAAATATCCAGGTATTCAAGCGTTTATGGAAAGAATTGTGGAAGAGGCGAAAGAAAAAGGCTTCGTGGAAACATTATTCCACCGCAGAAGATACCTGCCGGACATCAAGAGCAGTAATTTCAATTTACGTTCATTTGCTGAACGAACGGCAATCAATTCGCCAATCCAAGGATCTGCCGCGGATATTATTAAAGTAGCGATGATTCGTATGCAAAAAGCAATTAAAGAAAAAAATCTTCAGGCAAAAATGCTCTTACAAGTACATGATGAGTTGATTTTTGAGTGCCCTGAAGAAGAAGTAGCAATACTAGAAGAACTCGTCCCGCAAATCATGGAAAATGCAGTTGATTTAACCGTACCGTTGCTTGTTGACAGCAATTACGGTGATAGCTGGTACGATGCTAAATAAATGAACTTGAAACAGGATAGAAAACAGATTATTTCTGTTTCCTATCCTGTTCATAATAAAGGAATGATAAGAATGCCAGAACTTCCAGAAGTAGAAGTTGTTCGAAGAGGGTTAAACCAAACGATTTCGAAAACTGTTATTACTGATGTTGATGTTTTTTGGAACCGGATGATTACACCACCTTTTTCTTCTGAAAAATTTAAAGAGGTCTTAATTGGCGAACAGATTCATACGGTTGAAAGAAGAGGGAAATATCTGATTTTTTTACTGGATCATTGGGCTATGATTTCTCACTTACGTATGGAAGGGAAATTTGAAGTTTCAAAAGCTGATGAGCCATTAAAAAAGCATACACATGTGGTATTTCATCTCAATGATAACCGTCAGCTAAGATACTTAGATGTACGGAAATTCGGACGTTTTGCTTTAGTTCCGATTGATAAACAGGATGAATATGGGCCGATTCAAAAATTAGGACCAGAACCAACTCCAGAAACCTTCAAAATATTAGATTTCCAAAATCGACTCTCAAAAACGAGCCGAGCAATCAAAACAGTTATTTTAGACCAACAGGTAGTAGCAGGGGTGGGTAATATTTATGCGGATGAATCATTGTTTGAAGCAAAAATTAATCCACAAAAGCCTGCAAATAAATTAAACGAAGAGGAAACCAAACACTTGCACGAAGCAATCATTGATGTCATCGGGCGTGCAGTGCAAGCAGGGGGTTCTACCATTCGTTCTTATAAGAATACCTTTGGTGAAGAAGGCCATTTTCAAGTCTTGTTGAATGTATATGGTAAAAAAAATGAAGCTTGTCCGCGCTGTGGAACACCGATTGAAAAAATTAAGGTTGGTCAAAGGGGGACCCATTTTTGTCCAAACTGTCAAATTTATATAGACGATGATAAAAAGGGGGCTCTCTAATCGATGTTTATCCTAGGATTAACCGGCGGAATTGCTAGTGGTAAAAGTACTGTTTCAAATTATTTAGCCAGTAAAAATATCCCTATTGTAGATGCTGATATCGGTGCTCGTGAAGTTGTAGAAGTAGGAACGGAAGGACTGCAGAGCATTGTTACCCATTTCGACAAGGAAGTTTTATCAGAGGATGGCAGTTTGAATCGCAAAAAGCTAGGAGCGATTATTTTTGATAATGAAACGAAAAGAGAATTGTTGAATCAGTTGCTAGGAACGAATATCCGTGAGTGGATTTTAACAAAAGTAGCTGATTATCGTCGACAAGATATCCCGTTACTCGTTTTGGATATTCCATTACTTTATGAAGCATCTTATCAAGAAGTTTGCGATGCTGTAATGGTCGTTTATACACCGCCTGAGATTCAACTAGAGCGATTAATAAAACGAAATGGATTAACCACAAAAGAAGCTCAAGACCGAATCAACAGTCAATTATCGATTGAAAAGAAGAAACAACTAGCAGATATTTTAATTGATAACAGCAACAAAATAGAAGATACCTATTTACAAATAGATGAATGGTTGGATAAAATGAAATTCTAAAACAATCCAAATAAAGACGGTTAATATGGTATACTTGCGGTAAAGAAATAGAGAGAAAGGGGTTAAGGAGATGCAATGTCCGAAATGTCACTATAATGGAAGCCGGGTCGTGGACAGCCGCCCCATCGATGATAATAACTCGATTCGTCGCAGACGAGAATGTGAGAATTGCCATCATCGTTTTACTACCTTTGAGAGAATTGAACAGTCACCATTGCTGGTTATCAAGAAGAATGGCACACGTGAAGAATTTAGTCGTGAAAAATTATTGCGTGGATTAGTTCGTTCAAGTGAAAAACGTCCGATTGCCTTGGAGCAACTGGAAGAAGTTGTCAATAAAGTTGAAAAAGAAATTCGTGCACTGGGTGAAAATGAAGTTTCAAGTCTGGAAATTGGCAAGCACGTAATGGATGAATTAGTAAAAATTGACGATGTGGCTTATATTCGTTTTGCGAGTGTATACCGCCAGTTTTCTGATCGCCAAACGTTTCTTGATGAGTTAAGAAAACTAGAAAAGAAAGACCCGGATGAAAACGAACCAGTGGATGCGTGGAATGATGGAGAGGATTCGTAAGAATGAGTTACCCTTGGAAAGATTTAAGCCCAAAAGATCCTTTGATTATCCGTCAAACCAATTTTATAACGAATATTGATAAAAAAATCATCACCTTTTTATATCAACCCATTATTGGACCGCAAGCTTATAGTTTATATATGACGTTATTGTCAGAAGTAGAAGAGGGCAGCTATCGTAGTGAACAGCGTCTTCATTCCGATCTTTTAACATTAGTGAGCGTTGGGATTCCTGAACTTTATCAAGCACGAGCACGATTGGAAGGGATCGGTTTGTTAAATACGTATTTGAAAGATGAATCTGACAAAACGTATATTTATGAGCCGTGCCCACCCCTTAGCAGTAAACAGTTTTTTGAAGATGACTTAATGAGAGTCCTTTTATTGGAACATATCGGCGAGAATAAATTACACTCTTTACAAAAAAAGTTCAGCTTTCCGATACTGGATAAAGCTGCCTATAAGAATATAACGAAATCATTTTTGGATGTTTATAATGTCTCTGCTGCTTCTTATCAGAAAAATGGTTTGATTGATCAAAAGGGACTAGCTTATATGGATGTAAATAATGGCAAGAAGCCACATTTGGACAATCAAACGTTCGATTTTAATTTGTTACAGCAATTGTTACAGAAAGAATTCTTTAGCAAAAATGCCTTAACAAAAGAAGTTCAAGAGAGCATTAACGTTTTTCATCATTTATTTGGAATAGATGAAATGGAAATGTCTCAATATCTTTTGAGAGCGACGGATTTAGAAACCGGAGAAGTGAATACAAAAGAGCTGGAACAAATCATTTTACAGTTATCTGTTAACAAACCGTATTCAAATCAGCGTATCCAAGATAAAGTGATGAGTACCATTGAACAGACAGAAACAAAAACAGAGAATCGGATAAAAGAGTTAACGAAAGCAGGTTTTTCAACGAGTGAAATCAAACTAATTTCACAAAGCGAGCGTATGACTCCTATCGCTTTTATTAGCAATATAAAAAAGCAGAAAAATGGAACGGTAACAGCTGCAGAGAAAAACTTGCTGACAGTTTTACTAGCTGAACATAAGTTGGAACCGGCCGTATTAAATATGCTCGTGTATTATTCGCTCGTTATTCAAAAACATCCAACGCTTATAAAGGCGATAGCGGAAACAATTGCCAATGATTGGACTCAGTCGAACGTTACCAAACCTGAGCAGGCAATTGAAAAAACAAAACAATTTGTTGGCCAGAAAAAAGCAGCTGCAGAAAAACGCGAAGAAAATCGTTCAGCTCGTTACTATGGGAAGAATGTTGTTCGCAAGGTGGAAAAACTGCCGGATTGGGCAAAAGATAATCAAGGACCAATCACGGAAGAGATGTTACCTGAAGATGTTCAGAAGAGATTCAATGAACGTTTGAAGAAATTTAGAAA
Coding sequences:
- the murC gene encoding UDP-N-acetylmuramate--L-alanine ligase — encoded protein: MNNEQIYHFVGIKGSGMSALALILHGKGYQVQGSDVETYFFTQKGLDEENIKIYPFGAENIKPGLTIIAGNAFSDEHEEIVRANELGLDVIRYHNFIGDFINDYTSIAITGSHGKTSTTGLLSHVLGGIQPTSYLIGDGTGFGREDADFFVLEACEYRRHFLAYSPDYAIITNIDFDHPDYYHDIKDVFSAFEEFASQVKKGIIACGDDLYIRHFNPDYPVLFYGFNEDNDVVVRNVEKTIEGSSFDVTIKGEAYGRFCIPSYGDHNILNSLSVISFCYLEGFDKEAVQAQLSTFKGVKRRFTEKVVEDMVIIDDYAHHPQEIQATLDAAKQKYPDKEIIAVFQPHTFTRTVALMSEFANALNDADAVYLCDIFSSAREQQGTVSIRDLADKVEKGAEVLVVDNMSPLLKYSDAVVIFMGAGDVQKFANAYEELLSHSVKRTN
- a CDS encoding MaoC family dehydratase; the encoded protein is MALEDIKIGKTIEEIQEGDSLTVTEVIELKDILLYLGLTNDNNPLYLQYDYTQATRYKKPVVPPVLLMGILTSNVSKHLPGPGSNVVDLSLDILEPIHHNSTITFEFEIKRVDERREQVMIMVEGSSLSGERLLEAELIVETPEKLINVDNENK
- the polA gene encoding DNA polymerase I translates to MADKKKLLLLDGSSLAFRSFYGLLDLNRFKNQNGLHTNALFAFNRILERLFQTEEPTHMLVAFDAGKTTFRTEFYDEYKGGRQTMPSELAEQWPYFKVLIEAMGSKTYELPNFEADDIIGTYARQAEKEGFEVVIITGDKDLTQLATDQTRVDITVKGVSDLKAYTPESIREEMGIEPLQIIDLKGLMGDSSDNYPGVRKVGEKTALKLIKEYGSVENLYEQIDSMKKSKMKENLVADKENAFLSKRLATIDLDTPVEMELNQLTLAERDAEKLVSFYREMNFNSFLNDLDHTEDDRSDSFEEIVYEAVETITEDHFSNEMALYVEMLEDNYHYGKIVAISWGDEKHLYTGKAEVVLQSDEFKNWAEDQSKKKSVYDAKRTIAMLHYAGIELKGVTFDMLLASYIINTNDSGRDIAAVAQEYQYTDVSFDETVYGKGAKIAVPEDNAILFEHLARKVQAILKLKTQLITELEKNNQYDLYFEMELPLAMVLAEMEITGIKVEPEQLEKMKVEFSKRLEEMEQQIYEEAGEEFNVNSPKQLSVILFEKMGLTPIKKTKTGYSTAVDVLEKLSVTVPIAQMILDYRQLAKLQSTYVEGLLKYIKPETGKVHTRYIQTLTQTGRLSSTDPNLQNIPIRMEEGRKIRQAFVPEKEGWKIFASDYSQIELRVLAHISGDEHMKEAFIEGQDIHTSTAMRVFGIENPKEVDGNIRRQAKAVNFGIVYGISDYGLSQNLGITRKQAKEFIDRYFEKYPGIQAFMERIVEEAKEKGFVETLFHRRRYLPDIKSSNFNLRSFAERTAINSPIQGSAADIIKVAMIRMQKAIKEKNLQAKMLLQVHDELIFECPEEEVAILEELVPQIMENAVDLTVPLLVDSNYGDSWYDAK
- the mutM gene encoding DNA-formamidopyrimidine glycosylase, with the protein product MPELPEVEVVRRGLNQTISKTVITDVDVFWNRMITPPFSSEKFKEVLIGEQIHTVERRGKYLIFLLDHWAMISHLRMEGKFEVSKADEPLKKHTHVVFHLNDNRQLRYLDVRKFGRFALVPIDKQDEYGPIQKLGPEPTPETFKILDFQNRLSKTSRAIKTVILDQQVVAGVGNIYADESLFEAKINPQKPANKLNEEETKHLHEAIIDVIGRAVQAGGSTIRSYKNTFGEEGHFQVLLNVYGKKNEACPRCGTPIEKIKVGQRGTHFCPNCQIYIDDDKKGAL
- the coaE gene encoding dephospho-CoA kinase (Dephospho-CoA kinase (CoaE) performs the final step in coenzyme A biosynthesis.), with the translated sequence MFILGLTGGIASGKSTVSNYLASKNIPIVDADIGAREVVEVGTEGLQSIVTHFDKEVLSEDGSLNRKKLGAIIFDNETKRELLNQLLGTNIREWILTKVADYRRQDIPLLVLDIPLLYEASYQEVCDAVMVVYTPPEIQLERLIKRNGLTTKEAQDRINSQLSIEKKKQLADILIDNSNKIEDTYLQIDEWLDKMKF
- the nrdR gene encoding transcriptional regulator NrdR, whose protein sequence is MQCPKCHYNGSRVVDSRPIDDNNSIRRRRECENCHHRFTTFERIEQSPLLVIKKNGTREEFSREKLLRGLVRSSEKRPIALEQLEEVVNKVEKEIRALGENEVSSLEIGKHVMDELVKIDDVAYIRFASVYRQFSDRQTFLDELRKLEKKDPDENEPVDAWNDGEDS
- a CDS encoding replication initiation and membrane attachment family protein translates to MSYPWKDLSPKDPLIIRQTNFITNIDKKIITFLYQPIIGPQAYSLYMTLLSEVEEGSYRSEQRLHSDLLTLVSVGIPELYQARARLEGIGLLNTYLKDESDKTYIYEPCPPLSSKQFFEDDLMRVLLLEHIGENKLHSLQKKFSFPILDKAAYKNITKSFLDVYNVSAASYQKNGLIDQKGLAYMDVNNGKKPHLDNQTFDFNLLQQLLQKEFFSKNALTKEVQESINVFHHLFGIDEMEMSQYLLRATDLETGEVNTKELEQIILQLSVNKPYSNQRIQDKVMSTIEQTETKTENRIKELTKAGFSTSEIKLISQSERMTPIAFISNIKKQKNGTVTAAEKNLLTVLLAEHKLEPAVLNMLVYYSLVIQKHPTLIKAIAETIANDWTQSNVTKPEQAIEKTKQFVGQKKAAAEKREENRSARYYGKNVVRKVEKLPDWAKDNQGPITEEMLPEDVQKRFNERLKKFRNSGKAGDS